A genomic region of Candidatus Pseudomonas phytovorans contains the following coding sequences:
- a CDS encoding efflux RND transporter permease subunit yields the protein MPQFFIDRPVFAWVVALFILLAGALAIPQLPVAQYPNVAPPQVEIYAVYPGASAATMDESVVSLIEQELNGADNLLYFESQSSLGSATITATFAPGTHPDLAQVDVQNRLKVVESRLPRPVTQQGLQVEKVSTGFLLLGTLTSEDGKLDETALSDILARNVMDEIRRIKGVGKAQLYGSERAMRIWIDPGKLIGFNLTPNDVAEAIAAQNAQVAPGSIGDLPSRSTQEITANVVVKGQLSTPEEFAAIVLRANLDGSTVTVGDVARVEIGAQEYQFGTRLNGKPATAFSVQLSPGANAMETATLVRAKMQELARYFPEGVKYDIPYDTSPFVKVSIEQVITTLFEAMLLVFAVMFLFLQNLRYTLIPTLVVPVALMGTFAVMLAMGFSVNVLTLFGMVLAIGILVDDAIVVVENVERIMAEEGLPPKEATRKAMGQISGAIVGITLVLVAVFLPMAFMQGSVGVIYQQFSVSMAVSILFSAFLALSLTPALCATLLKPVAKGEHHERKGFFGWFNRRFESMSNGYQRWVVQALKRSGRYLLVYAVLLAVLGYGFSQLPTAFLPTEDQGYTITDIQLPPGASRMRTEQVAAQIEAHNAEEPGVGNTTVILGFSFSGSGQNAALTFTTLKDWSERGADDSAQSIADRASAAFSQLKDAVAFSVLPPPIDGLGESTGFEFRLQDRGGMGHAELMAARDTLLANAGKSKVLTNVREASLAESPQVQLEIDRRQANALGVSFADIGSVLDVAVGSSYVNDFPNQGRMQRVVVQAEGDQRSQVEDLLKIHVRNNSGKMVPLGAFVQARWVSGPVQLTRYNGYPAVSISGEPAAGHSSGEAMAEIERLVAQLPPGAGLEWTGLSLQERLSGSQAPLLMALSLLIVFLCLAALYESWSIPTAVLLVVPLGMLGAVLAVTLRGMPNDVFFKVGLITLIGLSAKNAILIIEFAKHLVDQGVDAADAAVQAARLRLRPIVMTSLAFILGVVPLAIASGASSASQQAIGTGVIGGMLSATLAVVFVPVFFVVVMRLSGRRQAHSSKQAVAGES from the coding sequence ATGCCGCAATTCTTTATCGACCGCCCGGTATTCGCCTGGGTGGTCGCACTGTTCATCCTGCTGGCCGGTGCGCTGGCCATCCCGCAACTGCCGGTGGCCCAGTATCCCAACGTGGCACCGCCGCAGGTGGAGATCTACGCCGTGTACCCGGGCGCCTCGGCGGCGACCATGGACGAAAGCGTTGTGAGCCTGATCGAGCAGGAACTCAACGGGGCCGACAACCTGCTGTACTTCGAGTCGCAGAGCAGCCTGGGCAGCGCCACCATCACCGCCACCTTCGCCCCGGGTACCCACCCGGACCTGGCCCAGGTCGACGTGCAGAACCGCCTGAAGGTAGTCGAGTCGCGCCTTCCGCGGCCGGTCACCCAGCAAGGCCTGCAGGTAGAAAAGGTGTCCACCGGCTTCCTGCTGCTGGGCACCCTTACCTCCGAAGACGGCAAGCTCGACGAAACCGCATTGTCGGACATTCTTGCGCGCAACGTGATGGACGAAATCCGCCGCATCAAGGGCGTCGGCAAGGCCCAGCTGTACGGTTCGGAGCGCGCCATGCGCATCTGGATCGACCCGGGCAAGCTGATCGGTTTCAACCTCACGCCCAACGACGTGGCCGAGGCCATCGCCGCTCAGAACGCCCAGGTCGCGCCTGGCAGCATCGGCGACCTGCCCAGCCGCAGCACCCAGGAAATCACCGCCAACGTGGTAGTCAAGGGCCAGCTGAGCACACCAGAAGAGTTCGCCGCCATTGTGCTGCGCGCCAATCTCGACGGTTCCACGGTGACCGTCGGTGATGTCGCCCGGGTCGAGATCGGCGCCCAGGAATACCAGTTCGGCACGCGCCTGAACGGCAAACCGGCCACCGCGTTCAGCGTGCAGCTCTCGCCGGGTGCCAACGCCATGGAAACCGCCACCCTGGTACGGGCAAAAATGCAGGAGCTGGCGCGTTACTTCCCGGAAGGCGTCAAGTACGACATCCCCTATGACACCTCGCCGTTCGTCAAGGTGTCGATCGAGCAGGTCATTACCACCCTGTTCGAAGCCATGCTGTTGGTGTTTGCGGTGATGTTCCTGTTCCTGCAGAACCTGCGCTACACCCTGATCCCCACCCTGGTGGTGCCGGTGGCGCTGATGGGTACCTTCGCGGTGATGCTGGCCATGGGCTTCTCGGTTAACGTGCTGACCCTGTTCGGCATGGTCCTGGCCATCGGCATTCTGGTCGACGACGCCATCGTGGTGGTGGAAAACGTCGAGCGCATCATGGCCGAAGAGGGCTTGCCACCCAAAGAAGCAACGCGCAAGGCCATGGGCCAGATCAGCGGTGCGATCGTCGGCATCACCCTGGTGCTGGTGGCAGTGTTCCTGCCCATGGCCTTCATGCAAGGCTCGGTGGGAGTGATCTACCAGCAGTTCTCAGTGTCGATGGCCGTGTCGATCCTGTTCTCGGCGTTCCTGGCTCTGAGCCTTACCCCAGCGCTGTGCGCCACCCTGCTCAAGCCGGTGGCGAAGGGTGAACACCATGAACGCAAAGGCTTCTTCGGCTGGTTCAACCGCCGCTTCGAAAGCATGAGCAACGGCTACCAGCGCTGGGTGGTGCAGGCGCTCAAGCGCAGCGGCCGCTACCTGCTGGTGTACGCGGTGCTGCTGGCGGTGCTGGGCTATGGCTTCAGCCAGTTGCCCACGGCATTCCTGCCCACCGAAGACCAGGGCTACACCATCACCGACATCCAGCTGCCGCCAGGGGCCAGCCGCATGCGCACGGAACAGGTGGCTGCGCAAATCGAGGCGCACAACGCCGAAGAACCCGGTGTGGGCAATACCACGGTGATCCTCGGCTTCAGCTTCTCTGGTAGCGGGCAAAACGCGGCACTGACCTTCACTACCCTCAAGGACTGGTCCGAGCGTGGTGCCGACGACAGCGCCCAGTCGATTGCCGACCGCGCCAGCGCAGCCTTCTCCCAGCTCAAGGACGCCGTGGCGTTTTCGGTGCTGCCGCCGCCTATCGACGGCCTGGGCGAGTCGACCGGCTTCGAGTTCCGCCTGCAGGACCGCGGCGGCATGGGCCACGCCGAGCTGATGGCCGCCCGCGACACGCTGCTGGCCAATGCTGGCAAAAGCAAGGTGCTGACCAACGTGCGCGAGGCATCGCTGGCCGAAAGCCCGCAGGTGCAGTTGGAGATCGACCGCCGCCAGGCCAATGCCTTGGGCGTGTCGTTTGCCGATATCGGTTCGGTACTGGACGTGGCGGTGGGCTCCAGCTACGTCAACGACTTCCCCAATCAGGGCCGCATGCAGCGGGTCGTGGTGCAGGCCGAAGGCGACCAGCGCAGCCAGGTCGAAGACCTGCTGAAAATCCACGTACGCAACAACAGCGGCAAGATGGTGCCACTGGGCGCATTCGTCCAGGCCAGGTGGGTCAGCGGCCCGGTGCAGTTGACCCGCTACAACGGCTACCCGGCGGTGTCGATTTCCGGAGAGCCGGCAGCTGGCCACAGCTCGGGCGAAGCGATGGCCGAAATCGAACGCCTGGTGGCTCAGCTGCCGCCCGGCGCTGGCCTGGAATGGACCGGCCTGTCGCTGCAGGAGCGCTTGTCCGGCAGCCAGGCACCGCTGCTGATGGCATTGTCGTTGCTGATCGTGTTCCTGTGTCTGGCAGCGCTGTACGAAAGCTGGTCGATCCCCACCGCCGTGCTGCTGGTGGTGCCGCTCGGTATGCTGGGTGCGGTGCTGGCCGTGACCCTGCGAGGCATGCCCAACGACGTGTTCTTCAAGGTTGGCCTGATTACCCTGATCGGCCTGTCGGCAAAGAACGCCATCCTGATCATCGAGTTCGCCAAGCACCTGGTCGACCAGGGCGTGGACGCCGCCGACGCTGCCGTGCAGGCCGCCCGCCTGCGCCTTCGACCGATCGTGATGACCTCGCTGGCGTTCATCCTCGGCGTGGTGCCACTGGCCATCGCCAGCGGCGCCAGCTCGGCCAGCCAGCAGGCGATTGGCACCGGGGTGATCGGCGGGATGCTCAGCGCCACTTTGGCGGTGGTGTTTGTGCCGGTGTTCTTCGTGGTGGTAATGCGGCTGTCCGGGCGACGCCAGGCGCATAGCAGCAAACAAGCGGTGGCTGGTGAAAGCTGA
- a CDS encoding efflux RND transporter periplasmic adaptor subunit yields the protein MPTTLSPRLRPVALMAFLSLALAGCSDSTEQDEKAPTPQVRVETLQLQPLAISSELSGRILAPRTAEVRARVAGVVLKRVYREGSDVKQGDVLFLIDPAPFKADHDSARATLAKAEATLYQARLQEQRYRELVDDKAVSRQEYDNAKAGFLQADADVAAAKAALERARLNLGYATVTAPISGRIGRALVTEGALVGQNESTPLATIQQLDPIHADVTQSTRELNALRRALRAGELQQVGDGQARATLIQDDGSAYPLPGKLLFSDISVDPTTNQITLRSEFPNPDLDLLPGSYVRVRLEQAVQPKGLSVPQRAILRDSAGVPKVLVVDQQARVSDRQVVLGSAQGDRWIVSEGLAPGERVVVEGLQHVKAGDQVQVDNASTAPPIAQHTGQ from the coding sequence ATGCCTACTACCCTCTCTCCTCGCCTGCGTCCTGTGGCGCTCATGGCGTTTCTGAGCCTGGCCCTGGCCGGCTGCAGCGACAGCACCGAGCAAGACGAAAAAGCGCCTACCCCGCAAGTGCGGGTGGAAACCCTGCAACTGCAGCCGCTGGCCATCAGCAGCGAACTCAGCGGCCGCATCCTGGCGCCGCGCACCGCCGAGGTGCGCGCACGCGTCGCGGGCGTGGTACTCAAGCGGGTGTACCGCGAAGGCAGCGATGTCAAACAGGGCGATGTGCTGTTCCTGATCGACCCCGCGCCGTTCAAGGCCGACCATGACAGCGCACGCGCCACCCTGGCCAAGGCCGAGGCCACGTTGTACCAGGCGCGTTTGCAGGAGCAGCGCTACCGCGAGCTGGTCGACGACAAGGCCGTCAGCCGCCAGGAATACGACAACGCCAAAGCCGGCTTCCTGCAGGCTGACGCCGACGTAGCCGCCGCCAAGGCGGCCCTGGAACGCGCCCGCCTGAACCTCGGCTACGCCACCGTCACCGCGCCGATTTCCGGCCGCATCGGCCGCGCCCTGGTCACCGAGGGCGCACTGGTCGGGCAAAACGAAAGCACCCCGCTGGCGACCATCCAGCAACTGGACCCGATCCACGCCGACGTTACCCAGTCTACCCGCGAGCTCAATGCCCTGCGCCGCGCCTTGCGCGCAGGCGAGTTGCAACAGGTGGGCGACGGCCAGGCCCGCGCCACGCTGATCCAGGACGATGGCAGCGCCTACCCGTTGCCAGGCAAGCTGCTGTTCTCCGACATCAGCGTCGACCCCACCACCAACCAGATCACCCTGCGCAGCGAGTTCCCCAACCCGGACCTCGACCTGCTGCCCGGCAGCTATGTGCGCGTGCGCCTGGAGCAGGCCGTGCAACCCAAGGGCCTGAGCGTGCCGCAGCGCGCCATCCTGCGCGACAGCGCCGGCGTACCCAAGGTGTTGGTGGTCGACCAACAGGCCCGGGTCAGCGACCGCCAAGTGGTGCTGGGCAGCGCCCAGGGCGACCGCTGGATCGTCAGCGAAGGCCTGGCCCCCGGCGAGCGGGTGGTGGTCGAGGGCCTGCAACACGTCAAGGCTGGTGACCAGGTGCAGGTCGACAACGCATCCACAGCACCGCCCATCGCACAGCATACCGGCCAGTGA
- a CDS encoding response regulator transcription factor, protein MPNIFLVEDDSALSELIASYLQRNDFHVQVIARGDHVLDEYRRQKPDLVILDLMLPGIDGLQLCRLLRQESQNLPILMLTARDDSHDQVLGLEMGADDYVTKPCEPRVLLARVRTLLRRSSVNEPRLDNDLILIGGLRIDLAERTVSWRGEEVELSSGEYNLLVVLARNAGEVLNRDRILQQLRGIEFNGTDRSVDVAISKLRRKFDDNAGEARKIKTVWGKGYLFSRVEWEC, encoded by the coding sequence ATGCCAAATATTTTCCTGGTCGAAGACGACAGCGCCCTGTCCGAGCTGATCGCCAGCTACCTGCAACGCAACGACTTCCATGTCCAGGTGATCGCCCGGGGCGATCATGTGCTGGACGAATATCGTCGGCAAAAACCTGACCTGGTTATTCTCGACCTGATGTTGCCAGGTATCGATGGCTTGCAACTGTGCCGCCTGCTGCGCCAGGAGTCGCAGAACCTGCCGATCCTGATGCTGACCGCCCGCGACGACAGCCATGATCAGGTACTGGGCCTGGAGATGGGCGCCGACGATTACGTGACCAAACCCTGCGAGCCGCGCGTGCTGCTGGCCCGCGTGCGTACGCTGCTGCGCCGCAGTAGCGTCAACGAGCCGCGGCTGGACAACGATCTGATCCTGATCGGTGGCCTGCGCATCGACCTGGCCGAGCGCACGGTGAGCTGGCGCGGCGAAGAGGTGGAGTTGTCCAGCGGCGAGTACAACCTGCTGGTGGTTTTGGCGCGCAATGCCGGCGAAGTGCTGAACCGCGACCGCATCCTGCAGCAGCTGCGTGGTATCGAATTCAACGGCACCGACCGCTCGGTAGACGTGGCCATCTCCAAGCTGCGGCGCAAGTTCGACGACAACGCCGGCGAGGCGCGCAAGATCAAGACAGTCTGGGGCAAGGGCTACCTGTTCAGCCGCGTCGAGTGGGAGTGCTGA
- a CDS encoding ATP-binding protein — translation MLKILVRLYLVIIVAYAGALLFIPDTIVGLFRDRFMAYNLDQAKGVQALIVRQFRQAPPEQWPAVAQELANDFSPLQLQLLRMDQAGLSDEEQARLEHGLHAVRIAEWGYYETVLAPLDKQWLVRLHSPPDPLDINVLSWGVTVLIGAAMLGCLLLWVWPHWRDLERLKETARRLGQGQMAERTHISPHSNIGELAGVFDTMASDLERHVNQQRELLNAVSHELRTPLTRLDFGLVLLFDEVPPTSRKRLLELVGHVRELDELVLELLSYSRLYNADQARERVEVSLLELVDSVLGGFAEELDGRGIQWEVRAEGDLPRFVLDPRLTARAVQNLVRNAMRYCDESLLLRLRLEGDGACLLTVEDDGIGIPVEERERIFQPFYRLDRSRDRNTGGFGLGLAISRRAIEGQGGTLTVAQSALGGAQFRIRLPAG, via the coding sequence ATGCTCAAGATCCTGGTGCGGCTGTACCTGGTCATCATCGTTGCCTATGCCGGTGCGTTGCTGTTCATCCCTGACACCATCGTCGGGCTGTTCCGCGACCGCTTCATGGCCTACAACCTGGACCAGGCCAAGGGTGTACAGGCGCTGATCGTGCGCCAATTCCGCCAGGCCCCGCCCGAGCAGTGGCCAGCGGTGGCGCAGGAACTGGCCAATGATTTCTCGCCGCTGCAACTGCAGCTGCTACGCATGGACCAGGCCGGCTTGAGCGATGAAGAGCAGGCGCGCCTGGAGCATGGCCTGCATGCGGTGCGCATTGCCGAGTGGGGCTATTACGAAACCGTGCTGGCACCGTTGGACAAGCAATGGCTGGTGCGCCTGCATTCACCGCCAGACCCGCTGGACATCAACGTGCTGTCGTGGGGCGTGACCGTGCTCATCGGTGCAGCAATGCTGGGGTGCCTGCTGTTATGGGTATGGCCGCACTGGCGCGACCTGGAGCGCCTGAAGGAAACCGCACGGCGCCTGGGCCAGGGGCAGATGGCCGAGCGCACTCACATATCGCCGCATTCCAACATTGGTGAACTGGCCGGGGTGTTCGACACCATGGCCAGTGACCTGGAGCGCCACGTCAACCAGCAGCGCGAGCTGCTTAACGCGGTGTCCCATGAGCTGCGCACCCCACTGACCCGCCTGGACTTCGGCCTGGTGCTGCTGTTCGACGAAGTGCCGCCGACCAGCCGAAAGCGCCTGCTGGAACTGGTGGGGCATGTGCGTGAGCTGGATGAGCTGGTGCTGGAGCTGCTGTCCTACAGCCGGCTGTACAACGCCGACCAGGCCCGCGAGCGGGTCGAGGTGTCGTTGCTGGAGCTGGTCGACAGTGTACTCGGTGGTTTTGCCGAAGAACTCGATGGCCGCGGTATCCAGTGGGAAGTGCGGGCCGAGGGCGATTTACCGCGGTTTGTGCTGGACCCACGGCTGACGGCACGGGCGGTGCAGAACCTGGTGCGCAATGCCATGCGTTATTGCGATGAAAGCCTGTTGCTGCGCTTGCGCCTGGAAGGCGATGGTGCCTGTCTGCTGACGGTGGAGGATGACGGGATTGGTATTCCGGTGGAGGAGCGCGAGCGGATTTTCCAGCCGTTCTACCGGCTGGACCGCAGCCGCGACCGCAACACCGGTGGGTTTGGCCTGGGGCTGGCGATCAGCCGGCGGGCGATCGAGGGGCAGGGCGGCACCTTGACCGTGGCGCAGTCGGCGTTGGGCGGCGCGCAGTTCAGGATTCGTCTGCCAGCCGGGTAG
- a CDS encoding GGDEF domain-containing protein, translated as MFKTIEEHVRKQVAPAALRAEFRQHEFESMRPFCLLIFCVSILIWLVFDLIVSFLGGQGFTWLSYLFIALLGCLTVVLHFTRRSHHFDVLNLLFVAVITLGMRLVIEGIPVTLRPVWLVLGVSTVLYAVSVLPVRRWSFFCAMVITWVVLSPFYHTRIEPDELEGAMLLSYAVFLSGLVIYSYLQMRKAKLHNFYLSKVLLEQAYVDALTEIPNRRSFMAIANRQLHSAATGQYLAMIDIDNFKRVNDRFGHDVGDEVLKRVALHIKASMAGHAFARLGGEEFAIFLEGLDQQGAELQVAALCRRVREDIGEHPVTISIGLAQIDRGDSLSTALIRADQALYEAKHTGKDRVVLWTTRLADES; from the coding sequence ATGTTCAAAACCATCGAAGAACACGTGCGCAAGCAGGTCGCCCCCGCCGCCCTGCGCGCCGAGTTCCGGCAGCACGAATTCGAGTCCATGCGCCCGTTCTGCCTGCTGATATTCTGCGTCAGCATCCTGATCTGGCTGGTCTTCGACCTGATCGTGAGCTTCCTCGGCGGCCAAGGCTTTACCTGGCTGTCTTACCTGTTCATTGCCCTGCTCGGCTGCCTCACCGTGGTGCTGCACTTCACTCGCCGCAGCCATCACTTCGACGTGCTCAACCTGCTGTTTGTCGCAGTCATCACCCTGGGCATGCGCCTGGTGATCGAAGGTATCCCCGTCACCCTGCGCCCGGTCTGGCTGGTACTCGGCGTCTCCACCGTGCTGTATGCGGTGTCGGTGCTGCCGGTGCGGCGCTGGTCGTTCTTCTGCGCCATGGTCATTACCTGGGTGGTGCTCAGCCCGTTCTACCACACCCGCATCGAGCCCGACGAACTCGAAGGTGCCATGCTGCTCAGCTACGCGGTTTTCCTCAGTGGCCTGGTCATCTACAGCTACCTGCAAATGCGCAAGGCCAAGCTGCATAACTTCTACCTGTCGAAAGTACTGCTGGAGCAGGCCTATGTCGACGCCCTGACCGAAATCCCCAACCGCCGTTCGTTCATGGCCATCGCCAACCGCCAGTTGCACTCGGCCGCGACTGGGCAATACCTGGCCATGATCGACATTGACAACTTCAAGCGGGTCAATGACCGCTTTGGCCATGACGTTGGCGACGAAGTACTCAAGCGCGTGGCCCTGCATATCAAGGCGAGCATGGCCGGCCACGCGTTTGCCCGACTGGGTGGCGAAGAGTTCGCCATCTTCCTGGAAGGCCTCGATCAGCAGGGTGCCGAGCTGCAGGTGGCGGCGCTGTGCAGGCGGGTACGCGAGGACATTGGCGAGCACCCGGTCACCATCAGCATCGGCCTGGCCCAGATAGACAGGGGTGACAGCCTGAGCACAGCGCTGATTCGCGCCGACCAGGCGTTGTATGAAGCCAAGCACACCGGCAAGGACCGTGTGGTGCTGTGGACTACCCGGCTGGCAGACGAATCCTGA
- a CDS encoding DUF4434 family protein: MRTILAFCLLALCLPATADQRLFYQPLNRDANVTPAQWQQLWHATVAQGGKTLIVQWSAYGDSDFGGAQGWLADSLRTARAQGLQLVLGLYMDPAYYQRLDELDGEGLNSYWKAQLGRSLGQYRQLRQAWELPVDGWYLPMELDDQHFREPARREALFSQLQAFKRQLDKPLHISAFSAGKLSPRVNAAWLDQLAGLGLTVWWQDGAGTGRLPPLVRQGYEQALACRIGVVREAFRQVSAPGQAFRAEPAEPKLGSGCHAEAVFDLRYRPWARGALPQD; this comes from the coding sequence ATGCGTACGATCCTCGCCTTCTGCCTGCTTGCCCTGTGCCTGCCCGCCACGGCCGACCAGCGCCTGTTCTACCAACCCCTCAACCGCGACGCCAATGTCACCCCTGCCCAGTGGCAACAACTGTGGCATGCCACCGTGGCCCAAGGGGGCAAAACCCTCATCGTGCAATGGAGCGCCTATGGCGACAGCGACTTCGGTGGGGCCCAGGGCTGGCTGGCCGACAGCCTGCGCACCGCACGTGCCCAAGGCCTGCAGTTGGTGCTGGGGCTGTACATGGACCCCGCCTACTACCAACGCCTGGACGAACTGGACGGCGAAGGCCTGAACAGCTACTGGAAAGCGCAGCTGGGGCGCTCACTCGGCCAATACCGGCAACTGCGCCAGGCCTGGGAACTGCCGGTGGATGGCTGGTACCTGCCCATGGAGCTGGACGACCAGCATTTTCGCGAACCCGCGCGGCGCGAAGCCCTGTTCAGCCAGTTGCAAGCCTTCAAGCGCCAGCTCGACAAGCCACTGCACATCAGTGCCTTCAGCGCAGGCAAACTGTCGCCCCGGGTCAATGCCGCGTGGCTGGATCAACTGGCAGGCCTGGGCCTGACGGTGTGGTGGCAGGATGGCGCCGGTACCGGACGGCTGCCGCCATTGGTGCGCCAAGGTTACGAACAGGCCTTGGCGTGCCGCATCGGTGTGGTGCGCGAGGCGTTCCGCCAGGTGAGCGCACCCGGTCAGGCATTCCGGGCCGAGCCTGCCGAGCCGAAGCTGGGCAGCGGGTGCCATGCCGAAGCCGTGTTTGACCTGCGTTATCGGCCTTGGGCCCGGGGTGCCCTACCTCAAGATTGA